The Arvicola amphibius chromosome 6, mArvAmp1.2, whole genome shotgun sequence DNA window CCACATTGGTTTGCTATTTATTCCCCGGACGGCGTTGTGTTTTCTTCACTTACACATGAGAAATAACTCTTATGTTAGCAATAGACTTAAGAAAAGActgacaattttgtttttaaaaacagttttaagcCGTGGCTTGATGGTTGAATAACTTAAATCCCAATATTTAGGAGGCCaagacaggcatatctctgtgagttggcgggcatcctggtctacatggaccaggaaaccatgtctcaaaaaataaaaagcaaaacaaaattttagagtTTAAGAATATTTAATACTCAGAAAAAGTATTTGTCAAATACCAAAGAAACCTGAGAGTCTCAttataaataatgattttattttaaagttaaatttattatttttgagacagtgtcttgtatTATTTGCATTGCATtattatgaacttttaaaaatttgtaggtCAGGCCGCTGCCGCTCGCGCTCCTCACCTCTCGGTGGACTCCAAATCAGGGCCGCCACGGCCACGATGGCGATGTTAGCCTCTGGGCGGAAGTGGTTGCTCAAAGAGGAGGACGTGAACAAagtggagtttgagaccagcgaGGAGGTGGACGTGACCCCCACGTTCGACACCGTGGGCCTGCGGGAGGACCTACTGCGCGGCATCTACGCCTACGGTTTTGAGAAGCCTTCAGCAATCCAGCAGCGCGCTCTCAAGCAGATAATTAAGGGGAGAGATGTCATAGCCCAGTCTCAGTCTGGCACCGGCAAGACGGCCACCTTCAGCATTTCAGTCCTCCAGGGCTTGGATATCCAGGTTCGAGAAACCCAAGCTTTGATCTTGGCTCCAACAAGAGAGTTAGCTGTACAGATTCAGAAGGGTTTGCTGGCTCTGGGGGACTACATGAATGTACAGTGCCACGCCTGCATTGGGGGCACCAATGTTGGGGAGGACATCCGCAAGCTGGACTATGGGCAACATGTTGTGGCAGGCACCCCGGGACGCGTCTTTGATATGATTCGCCGTAGAAGTTTAAGGACACGGGCTATCAAGATGTTGGTTTTGGATGAGGCTGATGAAATGTTGAACAGAGGTTTCAAGGAGCAGATCTACGATGTGTACAGGTTCCTGCCGCCGGCCACACAGGTGGTTCTCGTCAGTGCCACATTGCCTCATGAGATCCTGGAGATGACCAACAAGTTTATGACCGACCCCATCTGCATCTTGGTGAAGCGTGATGAATTGACTCTGGAAGGCATCAAGCAGTTCTTCGTGGCGGTGGAAAGAGAGGAGTGGAAATTTGACACTCTGTGTGACCTCTACGACACGCTGACCGTCACCCAGGCTGTCATCTTCTGCAACACCAAGAGGAAGGTTGACTGGCTgacagagaagatgagagaagccAACTTCACTGTGTCATCCATGCACGGGGACATGCCCCAGAAGGAGCGCGAGTCCATCATGAAGGAGTTCCGCTCAGGTGCCAGCCGAGTGCTCATTTCTACAGATGTCTGGGCTCGCGGCCTGGATGTCCCTCAGGTGTCCCTCATCATTAACTACGACCTGCCCAACAACAGAGAACTGTACATTCACAGGATCGGGAGATCGGGGCGATACGGCCGCAAAGGTGTGGCCATCAGTTTTGTGAAGAATGATGACATCCGCATCCTCAGGGACATAGAACAGTACTACTCCATCCAGATAGACGAGATGCCCATGAACGTGGCTGACCTGATCTGAAGCTGGTGCTCGTGCATCAAGGGCCTGGATGTGGCGCCTCTTCTGAGCTCCTCCTCGGAGACGGGAAGCCTCTGTTTAATGGGGTTTAAATGACTGTCTTCTCACAGCCCCTCAGGAAGACCCTTGGGCGCTGCCATCTTTTCTAACCCACATGTAAATAATCTAATGCTTTGAGCCTTTTACGTTAAACATGGAAATTTCcccatgaaaaataaatacataaaagagaataaaaaataaaaaaattgtaggTCAGCTTCTCCCTCGTTGCTGCCATGGTGGCAGCTCCACTGCTCTCCAAAGCCGAATGTCTGAAGCGTTACTTGTCTGGGGCAGATGCCGGCCAGGAAGGAGGTTCAGAGTCCCTTCAGAAGAGGTACAAAAAAGGACCGAAGACGCAAGGCACCACTAGCAAGGGATTGCGGATTGTTGATGATGATGTGGGCTGGGCAGCTATCTCTACCACTAAGccggaaagggaggaggaagaggatggataTTTGCCTGTGGTGGCTGAGCTTGTGGATGAGCTTCCAGAAGAGGTAAAGCAGGTGGAGGCCTTCCGCTCCAGTGCCAAATGGAAACTCCTGGGAGACCACAGTGCAGGTGGACATTTCCATCATGATGAATGAGATCCATCTTCTCCTAGGAGGGTTCGTCATGACACCCCAAATCTGTCTCCTCCCAAGAGTACCGATCATCACACCCCAGATCCATCTCCACCCAAAAGGGCCCATCATGATACCCCAGATCCCTCTTCCCTTAGGAGATCCCATACTGATATCCTAGATTCCTCTTCCTACGAACTGAGGGAGTGTGTTTTGTCtgttatttgaataaaaatcatctagggagtcagagaggaaaacaaagtCTGATATCTCAGGGTTAGACACAGGTAGACAgtcacaagttccaggtcagcctgtctATACAGTGAATTAAGGCCATCCAGGATTTATTTGTGTCTCAGACACAAATAAACaaccacacaaaaacaaagaattactcgaggaggccaggcaggcaggcatgttaGTGTACACATGTACACCGAGCATTTGGAATGTTACCCAAGAAGAAAGCCTTGTAGCAGAAGCCAGTGTATAAGctacaccaaaagaaaaaaaataaaagcaaaaaaccctaAAATCACCAGAGATGTCTAAAACCCATAGTTCTCATCTTCTACTTAACCTGGTCCATCAGAATCTCTTTGGAGGAGGCTTGGAGATTTTAATGGGCTCCACAGTGATTCTTATTTATTCCAAACGCAAGCAGTCCTCAACAGGAGGAAAAATGGAACTGTCTTGTTTCAGGATGTCTTCTTTGCGTGTTTAAGTGTTTCGCTTGGATGTACATCTGTGCACTGCTTGCACGTCTGGTGTCTGTGAAGGCTAGAacagggctttggatcccctgaacTGCAGTTAATGATGGTGCGAGAACCTGACTTTGCAGACTCCGTTTTAAAGAGGGGGCATCATCTTGAGCCATATAATGAGGGGGGATCTCAGCGCAGATATGTACTGCGATAGCGCAATTTGGATGGATACCCTGAAAATAGCCAATTAAGGAGCTAGGGAGCAGGGCCATAAATTTTAAGGGGTTTCAGATGTTCCTAGGAGGCAGACCgcccttgaagataccttgtcagttattaagGTTTTCCTGCCCAGAAAATGACCAATGGTTTCAGAGACTACCTTGCCCTATGCCTGCCTTACCCAATCCCAGGATGACAGGACATGAACGCCCCTTACTATGGCATTTCCCCTTTAGGAGTTCCCCCCTTCCCGGGTTCAGGCTGCACTTCCCTCACCCACTGCATTGCTGGGGTAGAGGTATAGTCCAAACTCAAGTTTGAACATTAAAAATCCCTTTTGTGCTTTCCATCAGAATCCATCAGAATCCGGTTTCCATTTGGGCATAATAAACTCAGGCATAACAATGGCCCAgttccacatgggttctggacctgggtcctctgtagaaTAAGTAcatttatctgctgaaccatcagagaggaaatggaaatagtTCTTTTTAAGCACGAggaattttactattattttctcACTTAGATGTAACTGCCTGCTAAGTTAGCTAACTTGAGCAATTTGCCATTTAAAACTTACTCCAAATATTGTAAGAGGTTGCCAACAACCTTATTTTAGAATGAGAAGTTTATTGAGTGCACTACCAGATGATGCCAGGCTGGATAGTAACAAAGTACACAGGCAGTGTGACCTAAAGTCCTTCCTCATTTTTACAGACATATGTTTACTGACTAACTTATCTACGGGCATGTGCCACAGCACTTGGATCAGTCAGTTCTCTTTCACCATGTGGCACCTAAGGATgaaattcagatcatcaggcttggcaggaagtgtCCTTACACACTACGCCATTATTGAACTATCCCACAGCCAGAGAGTTCCTGGGGGTGACAGATTCTAGATGCTACACTCAAGCacagaaagtaaaattattttcatgtttcgATTTGTTGAGGTCTTAACCCTGCTGTGTGGCCAATATGACCTTGAAATCTATTCTTCAGCCTCTTCAtcacagatgctgggattacagtgtgtgcTGCTGCATCTCTCTCAAAATTCCTTGTTGCAGCTCAACAGGTCTGATTTTACACtctcagctacacagggagagaaaagggatttCAAACTCCAACTGGCTTGGTTGGTAGTAGTCTTGTTACAAGCATAGCATAATAAATTgacaatttcttattttttatttatttattaatttattatgtatacaatattctgtttgtgtgtatgcctgtaggccagaagagggcaccagagcccattacagatggttgtgagccaccatgtggttgctgggaagtgaactcaggacctttggaagagcaggcaatgctcttaaccactgagccacctctccagcccgacaatttcttatttttattttcaaaaaataacgTATCTTTGCTCACAGGACCCACTTTCCTTTTTTGAAGAAAAGGTGTCTCATTAAGAAACCCAGGCTGTGCTGGGCAATGATAACGGACACCTTTTATCCCAactcttggaagacagaggcaggtggagctctgagtacGAGGTCAGCttagtctataaagtgagttccagaacagcaagggctgtctctaaaaaacaaaacaaaacaaaatcaaaagaaataaagagagtgagagagagggaaagagagggaaagagagatagaAGGAGAAAGTGTgggagagcaaaagagaaagacagagaacaagagaaaaaaagaaaaagagagtgagggcaagtaaaagaggaaaagaaagagagacacagaaacaagaggaagggaagagacagaacgagagagaataagagagtgaaagagaatgagagagaaagaaagaagaaagagggcgCTGGAagtggtacgtgcctttaattccagcacatgggaggcaaaaacaggtgcatctctgtgagaaagagcgggggtgggggaggtaggGCTTCTCTCACCCTGTAGCTCCAGGCTCTTCAGCATCCCTTGCACACACCAGTCCAGAAGGCATGTGGTCAAGTTTATTATGGCAGTGCTCCTACTTTCCCATACCTGTATTATTTCCTTCGCAGATGCTCTCATTAAATACCTGACTAAAGCCTCTTGAAGGAAGAAGGGCTATTTTGGCTTGAAGCTCGAGGGGATACTGTCCACCATCACAGGAAGGCGTGGTGCCCAATGGTTCCACGGTGGTGGGAACACGAGGCTGCTCGTTCACATGTCAGTACTGCCTATATTCAGGGCCAGTCAGTGTTCCTACCCACCAGGTTAATCCGCTCTGGAAGAGTTTACACACACCCAAAAGTGTGCTCCCCTGGTGCTCTGGGCATTTTA harbors:
- the LOC119817572 gene encoding eukaryotic initiation factor 4A-III-like — encoded protein: MAMLASGRKWLLKEEDVNKVEFETSEEVDVTPTFDTVGLREDLLRGIYAYGFEKPSAIQQRALKQIIKGRDVIAQSQSGTGKTATFSISVLQGLDIQVRETQALILAPTRELAVQIQKGLLALGDYMNVQCHACIGGTNVGEDIRKLDYGQHVVAGTPGRVFDMIRRRSLRTRAIKMLVLDEADEMLNRGFKEQIYDVYRFLPPATQVVLVSATLPHEILEMTNKFMTDPICILVKRDELTLEGIKQFFVAVEREEWKFDTLCDLYDTLTVTQAVIFCNTKRKVDWLTEKMREANFTVSSMHGDMPQKERESIMKEFRSGASRVLISTDVWARGLDVPQVSLIINYDLPNNRELYIHRIGRSGRYGRKGVAISFVKNDDIRILRDIEQYYSIQIDEMPMNVADLI